The genomic interval CTCGACGCCCGCGCCGTCGGCTGGCTGGAGGACCACCTGCGCGCCCACCGGGGCACCGTCGTGGCGATCACCCACGACCGGGCGTTCCTGGAGCGTGTCACCTCGGTGATCCTGGAGGTCGACCGCGACCTGCGCACGGTCACCCGGTACGGGGACGGCTGGGACGGCTACCGCACCGCCAAGGCCGCCGCCCGCCGCCGCTGGGCCCAGGAACACGAGGAGTACCTGACGGACCTGGCCCGCACCGAGGAGCTCGTCGCCGCGGCCGGAGCGCGGCTCGCGGCCAGCGGAGGAGACCCGAAACAGGGCTTCGGCAAGCACCGCCGCTCGCACGAGACGAAGCTGTCCGGCCAGGTCAGGGCCGCCCGGACCCGGCTGGACGCGCTGCGCAGGTCCCCCGTGCCGCCCCCGCCCCGCCCGCTCGCCTTCACCGGCCGCCCGACCGTCGCCGACGGGACCGGTACGGCGGACCGCGAGGGAACCGGCACCGCGGACCGAGCGAGGCCCCTCGTGGAGCTGGACGCCGTCTCCGTCGGGGACCGCCTCCGCCTCCCGTCCCTGCGCGTGGGATCGGGCGCCCGCCTCCTGGTGACCGGTGAGAACGGGGCCGGGAAGACCACCCTGCTGCGGGTCCTCGCGGGTGATCTGACTCCCGACGCGGGCACGGTCATCCGTCGGGCCCGCATCGGCTACCTCCCGCAGGAACTGCCCGCGCGCCCGACCCGGCGCACCCTGCTCGCCACCTTCGCGGCGGGCCGGCCCGGCTTCCCCGACGAGTACGCCGACGAACTCCTGGCCCTCGGCCTGTTCCGCCCCGAGGACCTCGACGTGCCCGTCGCGTCCCTCTCCGTCGGCCAGCAACGCAGGCTGGCCCTGGCCCGCCTGGTGACCCGGCCGGCCGATCTGCTGGTACTGGACGAGCCGACGAACCACATCGCGCTGAGCCTGGTGGAAGAGCTGGAAGAGGCCCTCGACCAGTACCGGGGCGCGGTCGTCGTCGTCTCGCACGACCGCAGTTTCCGGGCCCGCTTCACCGGCGACGTACTGGAACTGCGGGCAGGCCGCCCGGCGGGCGCGGAGCCGGCCTACGCGTCGGGGGAGGCGGCCTACGCGTCGGGTGAGGCGGCCGTCCCGCGCACCTGAGCGCGCAGCCGGTCGACGAACACCCGCTGGCCGACGATCAGCCGCTCGGCGGCCTGCTCCGGCGTGCACCAGGCGAACCGGTCCATCTCCGGGAACTCCTGCTGCACGCCGGAGCCGCGCGGCCACTCCATCGTGAACGTCCCGGGCACGACGGACGTCACGTCCAACTCCGCCTCCACGGCCCAGGCGGTCACCGTCTTGCCGCTGCGCTGCCGTGACTCGCCCAGCGCGATCCACTCACCCGGCGGGACCGGCACGCCCAGTTCCTCCACGAACTCCCGGCGGGCGGCGGCCTCCGCGTCCTCCTCCGGTCCGTACTCGCCCTTCGGCACCGACCAGGCGGCCGTCTCCCGCCCCGCCCAGAACGGCCCGCCCATGTGCCCGATCAGCACCTCGACATCCCGCTCGCCCGCGCCCTCCGTGACCCGGAAGAGAAGAAGCCCCGCACTGCGCCTTCTTGTCGACATGTCGTCAAGTCTGCTGCGGCACGGTGCGGGGCGCCACGCGGGCCCGGCACGACCCGGAGGAAAGCGCTACGTCTTGCGGTAGCCGTACGCCTCCGAGGCCGCGGCCTCCACCGCCGCGAGGTCGCCACCCGCCGAGGCGGTCACCACGGCCGCGACAGCGCCTTCGACGAATGGCGCGTCCACGAGTCGCGTGGCCTCGGGCAGCTCGTCGCCCTCGGCGAGCATGGCCTTCACCGTGAGGACCGCGCTTCCCAGGTCGACCAGGACCGCGATACCCGCACCCCGGTCCACCGAGGCGGCGGCCCGGCCGATCAGCTCCGCGCTCGTCCCGAGCCCGCCGCCCGGCAGCCCGCCGGCCGGGGCGACCGGCGCGGTCACCCCTCCGGCGGCGAGGCCCCGGGCCAGCTCGGCGACCGACTCGGCGACCGGACCGCTGTGGGAGACCAGCACGATGCCCACCTGCCGTTCGCCGCTCACGCGCCCGCTCCGTCCGCCGCCGTCGCCGCCAGGGCCTCGACCAGCAGCGCCGACGAGGTCGCGCCCGGGTCCTGATGCCCGATGCTGCGCTCGCCGAGATAGCTGGCCCGCCCCTTGCGCGCACGCAACGGCACCGTCGCCTCGGCGCCCGCGCGAGCCGCGTTCGCGGCGCCGTCGAACGAGGTGGCCAGGGCCTCCGCCGCGGGCAGCAGCGCGTCGAGCATCGTCTTGTCCCCGGCCTGCGCGCCGCCCAGCTGCCCCACCGCGGCGACCCCGGCCGCGAACGCCTGCGCCAGCTGGTCCTGGGTCACCTCGGCGTCGTCCCCGAGAGCCTTGCCCGTACGGCGCAGCAGCGTCCCGTACAGCGGTCCGGACGCCCCGCCGACGGTGGAGATGAGCTGTCGTCCGGCCAGGGTGAGCACAGCACCGGGCGTGGCGGGGGCATCCTTCTCCAGCACCGCCGTCACCGCCGCGAAGCCGCGCTGGAGATTGCTGCCGTGATCGGCGTCCCCGATCGCCGAGTCCAGCTCGGTCAGATGGTCCGCCCCACGCTCCACGGACGCCGCGACAGCGGTCATCCAGCGGCGGAAGAAGTCGGTGTCGAGCACATGATCTCCTGTTCCTCGGTCCCACCCGGAACGGATCGTCCCGGCGGTGGCACGGGCTGTACGGCCAACCCCGCACCGGGGTCGCCCACGGTCACGGGATTCCCGTCGGCGCTCAGCGGCCCCAGCGGAGTGCGGCCGTCCGCACGGGCGCGTCCCACAGTCGCAGCAGCTCCTCGTCGACCTGGCACAGCGTCACCGAACAGCCTGCCATGTCGAGCGAGGTCACGTAGTTCCCCACGAGCGTACGAGCCACCGGGACACCCCGCTCGGACAGGACCCGGTGGACCTCGGCAGTGAACCCGTACAGCTCCAGCAGCGGAGTCGCCCCCATGCCGTTCACCAGCGCCAGCACCGGGCCGGTGGGGCGCAGGTCCTCCAGCACCGCGTTCACGGCGAAGTCGGCGATCTCCCCGGACGTCATCATCGGCCGCCGCTCCCGCCCCGGCTCCCCATGGATGCCGATGCCCAATTCCAGCTCTCCGGCGGGCAGATCGAAGGTGGGGCTGCCCTTGGCCGGAGTGGTCACGGCGCCCAGCGCCACCCCGAAGCTGCGCGAGGCCCCGTTCACCTGCCGCGCGACGGCGGCCACCCGCTCCAGCGGGGCGCCCTCGTCCGCCAGGGCTCCGGCGATCTTCTCGACGAACAGCGTCGCTCCCGTACCGCGCCGACCGGCCGTGAACGTACTGTCGCTCACGGCCACGTCGTCGTCCACCACGACCTGGGCGACCTGGATCCCCTCGTCGTCGGCGAGCTCGGCGGCCATCTCGAAGTTGAGCACGTCACCGGTGTAGTTCTTGACGACGAACAGCACCCCCGCTCCGCTGTCGACGGCTGCCGCCGCCCGCAGCATCTGGTCGGGCACGGGGGAGGTGAAAACCTCCCCGGGACAGGCGGCCGACAGCATCCCGGGGCCGACGAATCCGGCGTGCAGCGGCTCGTGTCCCGAACCGCCCCCGGAGACGAGGCCCACCTTTCCCGCCACGGGCGAGTCCCGCCGCATGACGACCCGGTTCTCCACGTCGACGGTCAGCTCGGGATGTGCGGCCGCGATGCCCCGCAGGGCATCGGCGACCACGGTCTCGGGAACGTTGATGAGCATCTTCACGTCTGTCTCCTAGCGGGCCTGTCAGAGGCCGTGTTGACCTGCGCTTTTTCTGGTGGGAGAAGGTGTGGCGAGTAGTTGATCCTGGCGGTCCGTTGATGCTGGCTGTCTGCTGCGTTTGCTGGCGGCGCGTCAGTCGATTGATGGGGTGCTCGCGAGTTGTCGGGCTGGAAGCGGTGTGCTCTCCCACGATCCTGCCGAGGAGCCGCGTCAGACGCCATCCGCGGAACGAGTTGCGGAGGCTACCGCCAACAGCGGGACAGCCCTTAGCGGCCTGTAACCGCCGTCGAACACGTAGACTCCGTGGAATCCCGCCGACGACTGGGTCGGACGTGTGGACGCCTGGCTCAGTGATGCGGTCCGCGTCCACCTGGACCATGCCGAACTGCACGATGTGCTGTACGGCCACACCCCGATCAACGCGTCGACGGAGATCGAGGTCAGTCCCACGAACGCGCACGTCGAAGCGTTCCGGCACCTCATCGCTGAGCGCCCCGACCCGCCGGCGGACGCCCCGACCCCCGCCATGGCGGCGCTCTTGATCTACAGCGCCTGGTACGGCGCGACCCACGCGCTGCTTCACCACGAGGCCGAGGACGTCGACCGCCTGGCCGAGAAACTCATCGCCGACATCACCGACCTCGCCCATCGCTACCTGCGCGCCGAGGCCTGAGCGCCGGGCTCCCGGGCCCGAGCACCGAGAACCGACACACGCTGCCGACGACCCCTGTGCGGGGATCACCGGCAGCGGTGCGGTGCGGTGCGGTTCGGGCGACGGGTGGCCGGTTGGTTGGTCTCCGGGGCAATCCGTCCCGTGCCGCCGGTCAGCCGCTCACCGGGGCGATGCGCCAGTGACGGGCCCGCTCGTACTGTGAGCTCAGCCGTGAGAACGCCCCACCGGCGCGCAGCAGTTCGTACCGGGTGCCGGTCTCCACGACCCGGCCGTCGTCGAGCGGGACCACATGGTCCGCGGTGGCCAGGGTGGCGGGGCGATGGGCGATCACGATCACCGTGCGGTCGGGGTCGTCGCCAAGGTTGGCGATGGCCCGGGTGACCACGGCCTCGTTCTCCGGGCCGAGGGCGGAGCTGGCCTCGTCCACCAGGACGATCCGCGCCCGCTTGAGCATCGCCCGGGCGATCGCGACGCGCTGGGGTTCGCCGCCCGACAACTGCGCGCCCCCCTCGCCCACACGGGTCTGCCAGCCGGCGGGAAGCCGTTCGATCACCTCGTCGAGCCGTGCCGCGGCGGCGGCCTCCCGCAACTCGGCCCAGGTCGCGTCCGGGCGTGCCAGGCGCAGGTTGTCCTCGATGGTGTCGTCGAACAGGTAGACGTTCTGGAAGACGATGGCGATCTCGTCGAGCAGGCTACTCGGGTCCAGTTCGCGCACGTCGACGCCACCGACCCGCACCTGGCCCGAGTCGACGTCGAAGAACCGGGCGATGAGCCGGGTCGCCGTCGTCTTCCCGGACCCCGACGGCCCGATCAGGGCGGTGGTGGTGCCCGGTCGGCAGCGCAGGGACACGTCCTTCAGAGCGGGGACGGCGCCGTCCGGGTAGGTGAAGGTGACGTCGCTGAGCCCGACGTCGGCCTCGGCCTCGGCGATCAGCCGTACGGGCTCGGCCGGAACCGGCAGAGCCGGAGTGGACAGCAGCTCCTCGATGCGCCCGATCTGGTTCCGCAACGCCCGCAGCG from Streptomyces sp. CA-278952 carries:
- the abc-f gene encoding ribosomal protection-like ABC-F family protein; its protein translation is MHPQRDRAQLAIKDVSKAYGDRSVLDQVTLTVRPGEKTAVIGENGSGKSTLLRLLAGVEQPDTGEITVRCPGGTGYLAQTLDLDPAGTVQDAVDAALAELRDLEHRIREAETGLSERKPGDPGPTDAELAAYGDLLTAYEDRDGYRADARTAAALHGLGLAHLTRDRALATLSGGEQSRLALACVLAAAPELLLLDEPTNHLDARAVGWLEDHLRAHRGTVVAITHDRAFLERVTSVILEVDRDLRTVTRYGDGWDGYRTAKAAARRRWAQEHEEYLTDLARTEELVAAAGARLAASGGDPKQGFGKHRRSHETKLSGQVRAARTRLDALRRSPVPPPPRPLAFTGRPTVADGTGTADREGTGTADRARPLVELDAVSVGDRLRLPSLRVGSGARLLVTGENGAGKTTLLRVLAGDLTPDAGTVIRRARIGYLPQELPARPTRRTLLATFAAGRPGFPDEYADELLALGLFRPEDLDVPVASLSVGQQRRLALARLVTRPADLLVLDEPTNHIALSLVEELEEALDQYRGAVVVVSHDRSFRARFTGDVLELRAGRPAGAEPAYASGEAAYASGEAAVPRT
- a CDS encoding NUDIX domain-containing protein codes for the protein MSTRRRSAGLLLFRVTEGAGERDVEVLIGHMGGPFWAGRETAAWSVPKGEYGPEEDAEAAARREFVEELGVPVPPGEWIALGESRQRSGKTVTAWAVEAELDVTSVVPGTFTMEWPRGSGVQQEFPEMDRFAWCTPEQAAERLIVGQRVFVDRLRAQVRGTAASPDA
- a CDS encoding PTS-dependent dihydroxyacetone kinase phosphotransferase subunit DhaM → MSGERQVGIVLVSHSGPVAESVAELARGLAAGGVTAPVAPAGGLPGGGLGTSAELIGRAAASVDRGAGIAVLVDLGSAVLTVKAMLAEGDELPEATRLVDAPFVEGAVAAVVTASAGGDLAAVEAAASEAYGYRKT
- the dhaL gene encoding dihydroxyacetone kinase subunit DhaL codes for the protein MLDTDFFRRWMTAVAASVERGADHLTELDSAIGDADHGSNLQRGFAAVTAVLEKDAPATPGAVLTLAGRQLISTVGGASGPLYGTLLRRTGKALGDDAEVTQDQLAQAFAAGVAAVGQLGGAQAGDKTMLDALLPAAEALATSFDGAANAARAGAEATVPLRARKGRASYLGERSIGHQDPGATSSALLVEALAATAADGAGA
- the dhaK gene encoding dihydroxyacetone kinase subunit DhaK, encoding MKMLINVPETVVADALRGIAAAHPELTVDVENRVVMRRDSPVAGKVGLVSGGGSGHEPLHAGFVGPGMLSAACPGEVFTSPVPDQMLRAAAAVDSGAGVLFVVKNYTGDVLNFEMAAELADDEGIQVAQVVVDDDVAVSDSTFTAGRRGTGATLFVEKIAGALADEGAPLERVAAVARQVNGASRSFGVALGAVTTPAKGSPTFDLPAGELELGIGIHGEPGRERRPMMTSGEIADFAVNAVLEDLRPTGPVLALVNGMGATPLLELYGFTAEVHRVLSERGVPVARTLVGNYVTSLDMAGCSVTLCQVDEELLRLWDAPVRTAALRWGR
- a CDS encoding ABC transporter ATP-binding protein encodes the protein MSTLTLGWFTAEHKARLARCVTADVGSAAHPAVTIGGPVITSTLLPATVVVVTLPVDWRMALLLCAIALAAYLALRRAARIAAWPPTWPCGGPRASPPGRLPGPAAGRAHRRLAAYLALRRAARIAEITESELEQAAAGVASRAIELGQAQPVLRAAGHAEGTPRMRAALEDHRETYRDGMRRARQPFFVHTGVIMAGFVAVLALTVELMLSGRIEVATVIVLLVLAARFLEPLGNLIELIGALRALRNQIGRIEELLSTPALPVPAEPVRLIAEAEADVGLSDVTFTYPDGAVPALKDVSLRCRPGTTTALIGPSGSGKTTATRLIARFFDVDSGQVRVGGVDVRELDPSSLLDEIAIVFQNVYLFDDTIEDNLRLARPDATWAELREAAAAARLDEVIERLPAGWQTRVGEGGAQLSGGEPQRVAIARAMLKRARIVLVDEASSALGPENEAVVTRAIANLGDDPDRTVIVIAHRPATLATADHVVPLDDGRVVETGTRYELLRAGGAFSRLSSQYERARHWRIAPVSG